The nucleotide window AAAAAATTAGCTTTATATAAATAGAATCGATAATCCATAGTCACCCCTTGTGTATAAATTTGTAGATATTCGAATGTAAAAGATTTTGGTATACTATCAGAAAATAATCCCCTTTTAAAGCAAAAAATTTCATGAAATCTTACTTTTTTTTCGAAATCATCTACCAATCAAACAAGTCACGAGCTCGGGTCGGAAGAATTCATACTCCTCATGGAATTATTGAAACTCCAAGCTTTGTTGCCGTTGGAACAAATGGAACTTTAAAATCACTCGACAATCATGTTCTTGAAACATTAAATCAACAATTAATGTTTTGTAACACGTATCACATGTTGCTTCATCCGGGTCCTGATGTAGTTGCTGCTGCTGGTGGTCTGCACAAATTTATTGGTCGCTCCAAGCCAATTATCACCGATTCTGGTGGCTTTCAAGTATTTAGCCTTGCAT belongs to Candidatus Babeliales bacterium and includes:
- a CDS encoding tRNA-guanine transglycosylase, whose translation is MKSYFFFEIIYQSNKSRARVGRIHTPHGIIETPSFVAVGTNGTLKSLDNHVLETLNQQLMFCNTYHMLLHPGPDVVAAAGGLHKFIGRSKPIITDSGGFQVFSLAYGGVASELKSKGQKNTGNAVIKINEDGVVFRSYRNGDLITLTPESSVLAQKKLGADIIIPFDELPPY